Proteins encoded together in one Vigna angularis cultivar LongXiaoDou No.4 chromosome 5, ASM1680809v1, whole genome shotgun sequence window:
- the LOC108340287 gene encoding uncharacterized protein LOC108340287 isoform X1 — MSDKGERTCPLCAEEMDLTDQQLKPCKCGYEICVWCWHHIMDMAEKDDTEGRCPACRSPYDKEKIVGMAANCERLVNEVTMEKKMKTQKAKSKSSDGRKQLSSVRVIQRNLVYIVGLPLNLADEDLLQRREYFGQYGKVLKVSMSRTAAGVIQQFPNDTCSVYITYSKEEEAIRCIQNVHGFVLEGRPLRACFGTTKYCHAWLRSVPCSNPDCLYLHEIGSQEDSFTKDEIISAYTRSRVQQITGTTNNMQRRSGNVLPPPLDDNMNSTSANPIVKNPSSNSVSTVRGSPPNGIYERHVPLPASAAWGTPATNCQPPAGGLSYPNGPSKPKPDTGSSSLAFSAAVTGSIQASDVPKRPPSSDGSHSMTTRVKSELLKPVKQYNNSVDSLVSSGEKSLSSDAPVPVNLNSQLSSLPLSRDSEGNCTTANTINSTNLTGQSCNSGPEEAMPATNEEIPKLSIELSSINIDGNAEHCSITKPNSPPTEYVLIKSPQIQGSQYEDRFRDVITTNVAGKAMPDNEVCNSMEQGDWKLDSQSQVASNAMEFDDDVTSFDNQRLKDPEVVCRSYLPKSTGFLHVSDLSSPRLLQHGESCTAMSAGSVSVDESILHASNILCNDHSDKLVSSSSYSLLNDERNGHSIQRLVSEAVNSGHDVTMDKGESSIISNILSMDFDAWDDSLTSPHNLAKLLGDNTENQSGPLNKSSSWKVHSNNQSRFSFARQEESKIQMFDANASYGVNHQRPNNKVFQNFSERDLYMDKLGIANGFRTSNFEEAENIGSGHFISSNKLSAISRAQVSAPPGFSIPSRPPPPGFSSNERVDQAFDSISGNSMLDHSSLLRNSYQSPSAGNLGGAGDIEYMDPAILAVGKGRLQGALNSPTLDIRSNFMPQLNYFENDARLQLLMQRSLSPQQNHRFSEIGNTFSQLGDSFAVSSRLDQSQVSNLSPFQQLSMQQSANAVLSNGQWDGWNEVQTGNGLGVAELLRNERLGFNKFYSGYDDSKFRMPNSGDLYNRTFGM; from the exons ATTGGTGAATGAAGTTACTATGGAGAaaaagatgaagactcagaaggCGAAGTCAAAATCATCTGATGGGCGCAAGCAGCTCAGCAGTGTGCGAGTGATTCAGAGGAACCTTGTTTACATAGTTGGTTTACCTCTCAATCTTGCAGACGAAGAT CTTCTTCAGCGGAGAGAGTATTTTGGTCAGTATGGGAAGGTCTTAAAAGTATCAATGTCTCGAACGGCTGCTGGTGTCATCCAACAGTTTCCAAATGATACATGCAGTGT ATATATAACTTATTCAAAAGAAGAGGAAGCAATTCGTTGTATTCAAAATGTACATGGATTTGTGTTGGAGGGTAGACCTTTAAG GGCTTGTTTTGGAACCACAAAATATTGTCATGCATGGCTTCGAAGTGTG CCTTGCAGCAATCCGGATTGTCTATATTTGCATGAGATTGGCTCTCAAGAAGATAGCTTTACTAAAGATGAAATAATTTCAGCTTACACCAG aagTCGAGTTCAGCAGATCACTGGtacaactaacaatatgcaacGGCGGTCAGGGAATGTATTACCTCCTCCACTGGATGACAATATGAATTCTACTTCTGCAAATCCTATTGTGAAAAATCCTTCAAGT AACTCTGTTAGCACTGTTAGAGGTTCACCTCCGAATGGAATTTATGAGAGACATGTTCCCCTCCCTGCTAGTGCTGCGTG GGGTACCCCGGCAACAAATTGTCAGCCCCCAGCTGGAGGTCTATCTTATCCAAATGGGCCATCCAAGCCCAAACCTGATACAGGCAGCAGCTCACTAGCATTTTCTGCAGCTGTTACAGGCTCAATTCAGGCTTCTGATGTTCCAAAGAGACCACCATCGAGTGATGGGAGTCATAGTATGACAACTAGAGTGAAAAGTGAATTGTTGAAACCTGTTAAACAATACAACAATAGTGTGGACAGTCTGGTTAGTTCAGGAGAAAAATCTTTATCCTCTGATGCTCCTGTTCCTGTGAATTTGAACAGCCAGTTGTCTTCTCTACCATTGTCCCGAGATAGTGAGGGCAATTGTACTACAGCAAACACAATAAATTCTACTAACTTGACTGGACAGTCTTGTAATTCCGGTCCTGAGGAAGCAATGCCTGCTACCAATGAAGAGATTCCGAAGTTGTCCATTGAGTTGTCCTCAATTAACATTGATGGAAATGCTGAACATTGCAGTATAACCAAACCTAATAGCCCGCCTACCGAATATGTCTTGATTAAATCTCCCCAAATTCAAGGATCACAATATGAAGACAGATTTAGGGATGTAATAACTACAAATGTGGCTGGTAAAGCTATGCCGGATAACGAGGTTTGTAATTCTATGGAACAGGGTGATTGGAAATTGGATTCTCAATCTCAAGTAGCATCAAATGCCATGGAATTCGATGATGATGTAACATCTTTTGACAATCAAAGACTCAAGGATCCAGAAGTTGTTTGTCGTTCTTATTTGCCCAAGTCAACTGGTTTCCTTCATGTATCAGACCTTTCCAGCCCTCGTCTTCTGCAGCATGGTGAAAGTTGTACTGCCATGAGTGCAGGTTCTGTATCTGTTGATGAATCTATATTACATGCATCTAATATATTATGCAACGACCACTCTGATAAATTGGTCAGCAGCAGCTCCTATAGTCTGCTTAATGACGAAAGAAATGGTCATAGCATTCAAAGATTAGTTAGTGAAGCAGTAAATTCTGGACATGATGTTACTATGGATAAGGGTGAAAGTagtataatttcaaatattttgtcCATGGACTTTGATGCCTGGGATGACTCACTAACATCACCACATAATTTAGCTAAGTTGTTGGGTGACAATACTGAGAACCAGTCTGGTCCTTTAAACAAATCTAGTTCTTGGAAAGTTCACAGTAACAATCAATCAAGATTTTCTTTTGCGAGGCAGGAGGAATCCAAAATCCAAATGTTTGATGCGAATGCTTCTTATGGTGTAAACCATCAACGTCCAAATAATAAAGTTTTCCAGAATTTTTCAGAAAGAGACTTGTATATGGATAAGTTGGGCATTGCGAATGGATTTCGTACAAGTAACTTTGAGGAAGCTGAAAATATTGGTAGTGGTCATTTCATTTCATCTAATAAGCTTTCAG CCATCTCAAGAGCACAAGTTTCGGCCCCACCGGGATTTTCCATTCCAAGCAGGCCACCACCACCTGGTTTTTCTTCCAATGAGAGAGTGGATCAGGCTTTTGACTCCATTTCTG GGAATTCTATGCTTGATCATTCTTCCCTCTTGAGAAATTCATATCAGTCACCTTCAGCTGGAAACCTTGGTGGTGCTGGGGATATTGAATACATGGACCCTGCTATTTTGGCAGTTGGCAAAGGGAGACTTCAAGGTGCACTGAACAGCCCCACACTGGACATTCGATCCAATTTTATGCCTCAACTAAATTACTTTGAAAATGATGCCAGACTGCAATTATTGATGCAAAGATCTCTGTCACCACAGCAAAACCATAGATTTTCTGAAATTGGGAATACTTTTTCTCAACTTGGTGATTCTTTTGCTGTTTCTTCAAGGTTAGATCAATCACAAGTCAGTAATCTGAGCCCATTCCAACAGCTGTCTATGCAGCAGTCTGCAAATGCAGTCTTGTCAAATGGGCAATGGGATGGGTGGAATGAGGTGCAGACTGGAAATGGTTTGGGTGTGGCCGAGCTTTTGAGAAATGAAAGACTTgggtttaataaattttactcaGGATACGATGATTCAAAATTTCGGATGCCAAATTCCGGGGATCTTTACAACAGAACATTTGGGATGTGA
- the LOC108340287 gene encoding uncharacterized protein LOC108340287 isoform X2 has translation MSDKGERTCPLCAEEMDLTDQQLKPCKCGYEICVWCWHHIMDMAEKDDTEGRCPACRSPYDKEKIVGMAANCERLVNEVTMEKKMKTQKAKSKSSDGRKQLSSVRVIQRNLVYIVGLPLNLADEDLLQRREYFGQYGKVLKVSMSRTAAGVIQQFPNDTCSVYITYSKEEEAIRCIQNVHGFVLEGRPLRACFGTTKYCHAWLRSVPCSNPDCLYLHEIGSQEDSFTKDEIISAYTSRVQQITGTTNNMQRRSGNVLPPPLDDNMNSTSANPIVKNPSSNSVSTVRGSPPNGIYERHVPLPASAAWGTPATNCQPPAGGLSYPNGPSKPKPDTGSSSLAFSAAVTGSIQASDVPKRPPSSDGSHSMTTRVKSELLKPVKQYNNSVDSLVSSGEKSLSSDAPVPVNLNSQLSSLPLSRDSEGNCTTANTINSTNLTGQSCNSGPEEAMPATNEEIPKLSIELSSINIDGNAEHCSITKPNSPPTEYVLIKSPQIQGSQYEDRFRDVITTNVAGKAMPDNEVCNSMEQGDWKLDSQSQVASNAMEFDDDVTSFDNQRLKDPEVVCRSYLPKSTGFLHVSDLSSPRLLQHGESCTAMSAGSVSVDESILHASNILCNDHSDKLVSSSSYSLLNDERNGHSIQRLVSEAVNSGHDVTMDKGESSIISNILSMDFDAWDDSLTSPHNLAKLLGDNTENQSGPLNKSSSWKVHSNNQSRFSFARQEESKIQMFDANASYGVNHQRPNNKVFQNFSERDLYMDKLGIANGFRTSNFEEAENIGSGHFISSNKLSAISRAQVSAPPGFSIPSRPPPPGFSSNERVDQAFDSISGNSMLDHSSLLRNSYQSPSAGNLGGAGDIEYMDPAILAVGKGRLQGALNSPTLDIRSNFMPQLNYFENDARLQLLMQRSLSPQQNHRFSEIGNTFSQLGDSFAVSSRLDQSQVSNLSPFQQLSMQQSANAVLSNGQWDGWNEVQTGNGLGVAELLRNERLGFNKFYSGYDDSKFRMPNSGDLYNRTFGM, from the exons ATTGGTGAATGAAGTTACTATGGAGAaaaagatgaagactcagaaggCGAAGTCAAAATCATCTGATGGGCGCAAGCAGCTCAGCAGTGTGCGAGTGATTCAGAGGAACCTTGTTTACATAGTTGGTTTACCTCTCAATCTTGCAGACGAAGAT CTTCTTCAGCGGAGAGAGTATTTTGGTCAGTATGGGAAGGTCTTAAAAGTATCAATGTCTCGAACGGCTGCTGGTGTCATCCAACAGTTTCCAAATGATACATGCAGTGT ATATATAACTTATTCAAAAGAAGAGGAAGCAATTCGTTGTATTCAAAATGTACATGGATTTGTGTTGGAGGGTAGACCTTTAAG GGCTTGTTTTGGAACCACAAAATATTGTCATGCATGGCTTCGAAGTGTG CCTTGCAGCAATCCGGATTGTCTATATTTGCATGAGATTGGCTCTCAAGAAGATAGCTTTACTAAAGATGAAATAATTTCAGCTTACACCAG TCGAGTTCAGCAGATCACTGGtacaactaacaatatgcaacGGCGGTCAGGGAATGTATTACCTCCTCCACTGGATGACAATATGAATTCTACTTCTGCAAATCCTATTGTGAAAAATCCTTCAAGT AACTCTGTTAGCACTGTTAGAGGTTCACCTCCGAATGGAATTTATGAGAGACATGTTCCCCTCCCTGCTAGTGCTGCGTG GGGTACCCCGGCAACAAATTGTCAGCCCCCAGCTGGAGGTCTATCTTATCCAAATGGGCCATCCAAGCCCAAACCTGATACAGGCAGCAGCTCACTAGCATTTTCTGCAGCTGTTACAGGCTCAATTCAGGCTTCTGATGTTCCAAAGAGACCACCATCGAGTGATGGGAGTCATAGTATGACAACTAGAGTGAAAAGTGAATTGTTGAAACCTGTTAAACAATACAACAATAGTGTGGACAGTCTGGTTAGTTCAGGAGAAAAATCTTTATCCTCTGATGCTCCTGTTCCTGTGAATTTGAACAGCCAGTTGTCTTCTCTACCATTGTCCCGAGATAGTGAGGGCAATTGTACTACAGCAAACACAATAAATTCTACTAACTTGACTGGACAGTCTTGTAATTCCGGTCCTGAGGAAGCAATGCCTGCTACCAATGAAGAGATTCCGAAGTTGTCCATTGAGTTGTCCTCAATTAACATTGATGGAAATGCTGAACATTGCAGTATAACCAAACCTAATAGCCCGCCTACCGAATATGTCTTGATTAAATCTCCCCAAATTCAAGGATCACAATATGAAGACAGATTTAGGGATGTAATAACTACAAATGTGGCTGGTAAAGCTATGCCGGATAACGAGGTTTGTAATTCTATGGAACAGGGTGATTGGAAATTGGATTCTCAATCTCAAGTAGCATCAAATGCCATGGAATTCGATGATGATGTAACATCTTTTGACAATCAAAGACTCAAGGATCCAGAAGTTGTTTGTCGTTCTTATTTGCCCAAGTCAACTGGTTTCCTTCATGTATCAGACCTTTCCAGCCCTCGTCTTCTGCAGCATGGTGAAAGTTGTACTGCCATGAGTGCAGGTTCTGTATCTGTTGATGAATCTATATTACATGCATCTAATATATTATGCAACGACCACTCTGATAAATTGGTCAGCAGCAGCTCCTATAGTCTGCTTAATGACGAAAGAAATGGTCATAGCATTCAAAGATTAGTTAGTGAAGCAGTAAATTCTGGACATGATGTTACTATGGATAAGGGTGAAAGTagtataatttcaaatattttgtcCATGGACTTTGATGCCTGGGATGACTCACTAACATCACCACATAATTTAGCTAAGTTGTTGGGTGACAATACTGAGAACCAGTCTGGTCCTTTAAACAAATCTAGTTCTTGGAAAGTTCACAGTAACAATCAATCAAGATTTTCTTTTGCGAGGCAGGAGGAATCCAAAATCCAAATGTTTGATGCGAATGCTTCTTATGGTGTAAACCATCAACGTCCAAATAATAAAGTTTTCCAGAATTTTTCAGAAAGAGACTTGTATATGGATAAGTTGGGCATTGCGAATGGATTTCGTACAAGTAACTTTGAGGAAGCTGAAAATATTGGTAGTGGTCATTTCATTTCATCTAATAAGCTTTCAG CCATCTCAAGAGCACAAGTTTCGGCCCCACCGGGATTTTCCATTCCAAGCAGGCCACCACCACCTGGTTTTTCTTCCAATGAGAGAGTGGATCAGGCTTTTGACTCCATTTCTG GGAATTCTATGCTTGATCATTCTTCCCTCTTGAGAAATTCATATCAGTCACCTTCAGCTGGAAACCTTGGTGGTGCTGGGGATATTGAATACATGGACCCTGCTATTTTGGCAGTTGGCAAAGGGAGACTTCAAGGTGCACTGAACAGCCCCACACTGGACATTCGATCCAATTTTATGCCTCAACTAAATTACTTTGAAAATGATGCCAGACTGCAATTATTGATGCAAAGATCTCTGTCACCACAGCAAAACCATAGATTTTCTGAAATTGGGAATACTTTTTCTCAACTTGGTGATTCTTTTGCTGTTTCTTCAAGGTTAGATCAATCACAAGTCAGTAATCTGAGCCCATTCCAACAGCTGTCTATGCAGCAGTCTGCAAATGCAGTCTTGTCAAATGGGCAATGGGATGGGTGGAATGAGGTGCAGACTGGAAATGGTTTGGGTGTGGCCGAGCTTTTGAGAAATGAAAGACTTgggtttaataaattttactcaGGATACGATGATTCAAAATTTCGGATGCCAAATTCCGGGGATCTTTACAACAGAACATTTGGGATGTGA